The proteins below come from a single Neptunomonas phycophila genomic window:
- the rpsM gene encoding 30S ribosomal protein S13: protein MARIAGVNIPDNKHAVISLTYIYGIGRTTAKKLCVASGIAESTKIGDLTDEQLDVVRGEVGKFTVEGDLRRELTLSIKRLMDLGCFRGIRHRRNLPVRGQRSKTNARTRKGPRKPIRK from the coding sequence ATGGCCCGTATAGCTGGCGTCAATATTCCTGACAATAAGCATGCGGTTATTTCTCTGACTTACATTTATGGGATTGGCCGCACTACTGCTAAGAAACTCTGTGTTGCATCTGGCATCGCTGAATCTACCAAGATAGGCGATTTAACAGATGAGCAACTAGATGTAGTTCGTGGTGAAGTGGGTAAGTTTACTGTCGAAGGTGACCTGCGTAGAGAGCTCACATTGAGCATCAAGCGCCTAATGGACCTCGGATGTTTCCGTGGTATCCGTCATCGTCGCAACTTGCCTGTTCGTGGGCAGCGTAGTAAGACCAATGCGCGTACGCGTAAAGGTCCACGTAAGCCGATCCGTAAATAA
- the uvrA gene encoding excinuclease ABC subunit UvrA, with protein MDTILVRGARTHNLKNIDLDIPRDKLVVITGLSGSGKSSLAFDTLYAEGQRRYVESLSTYARQFLSMMEKPDVDHIEGLSPAISIEQKSTSHNPRSTVGTITEIYDYLRLLFARAGEPRCPDHNLPLAAQTVSQMVDQVIALPEDTKLMLLAPVVQGRKGEHLHTLHDLRAQGFVRARINGIVVDLDTAPELDKNKKHSIEVVVDRFKVRDDLQIRLAESFETALNLTDGIARVAYMDGDQDDMVFSSRFACPECGHSIQELEPRLFSFNNPHGACPSCDGLGVKQYFDPKKVVHDDSLTLSEGAIRGWDRRALYYFQQLKAVAEHFGFDMDTPFNQLDKKHQDAILKGSGKTTVPFKYLNDRGDSIVKSHPFEGVLNNLERRYKETESEMVRDDLAKYLNMQPCPSCHGTRLRRDARHVFIEEKTLPDIVIMPIGEGMDYFENLKLTGKQGEIADKILKEIRLRLSFLVNVGLDYLSLDRKADTLSGGEAQRIRLASQIGAGLVGVMYILDEPSIGLHQRDNERLLQTLEHLKSLGNTVIVVEHDEDAIRLADYVVDIGPGAGVHGGEVVAAGTPKEVMENPNSLTGLYLSGKKAIQIPKTRNPIDPNKKLVLTGASGNNLDNVTLEIPVGVMTCVTGVSGSGKSTLINNTLYPLAATALNNATTLEAAPYEKIEGLEHFDKVIDIDQSPIGRTPRSNPATYTGIFTPVRELLAGTQESRSRGYKPGRFSFNVKGGRCEACQGDGVIKVEMHFLADIYVPCDICKGKRYNRETLEIKYKGKSIDEILGLTIEDARVFFDAIPALARRLQTLIDVGLSYIKLGQAATTLSGGEAQRVKLAKELSKRDTGKTLYILDEPTTGLHFYDIEQLLGVLNRLRDHGNTVVIIEHNLDVIKTADWLIDLGPEGGSKGGYIIAQGTPESVADSPESHTGRFLKPLLKR; from the coding sequence ATGGATACCATTCTGGTTCGCGGTGCGCGCACCCATAACCTGAAAAACATCGACCTTGATATTCCTCGCGATAAATTAGTCGTAATAACGGGGCTATCTGGCTCAGGAAAGTCATCCTTAGCCTTTGACACTCTCTATGCTGAAGGACAAAGGCGGTATGTTGAATCGCTATCGACTTATGCGCGCCAATTTCTATCTATGATGGAAAAGCCTGATGTTGACCATATTGAGGGATTATCACCGGCCATCTCCATTGAGCAGAAGTCGACCTCTCATAACCCGCGCTCAACAGTAGGCACTATTACTGAAATCTATGATTACCTTCGCCTACTTTTTGCGCGAGCTGGGGAGCCTAGATGTCCTGATCATAACCTTCCCTTAGCGGCTCAAACGGTAAGCCAGATGGTTGACCAGGTTATTGCCTTACCAGAAGACACCAAACTTATGTTGCTTGCTCCTGTTGTACAAGGGCGCAAAGGTGAGCACTTACATACTTTGCATGACTTACGTGCACAGGGTTTTGTTCGAGCGCGCATTAATGGAATCGTTGTCGACCTAGATACAGCACCCGAGCTAGACAAAAACAAAAAACACTCGATCGAGGTCGTGGTTGATCGCTTCAAGGTACGGGACGATCTCCAAATTCGATTAGCCGAGTCTTTTGAAACCGCACTAAACCTCACTGACGGTATTGCACGTGTTGCTTATATGGACGGCGACCAAGATGACATGGTCTTCTCTTCGCGGTTCGCATGCCCAGAGTGTGGACACAGCATTCAAGAACTAGAACCTCGTTTATTTTCGTTTAACAACCCACATGGCGCTTGCCCTAGCTGTGATGGTTTAGGTGTAAAGCAATACTTCGACCCTAAAAAAGTGGTGCATGACGATTCTTTAACTTTATCAGAAGGCGCCATCAGAGGCTGGGACCGTAGGGCCCTGTATTATTTCCAACAACTCAAAGCGGTCGCGGAGCACTTTGGCTTTGATATGGATACGCCGTTTAACCAACTCGACAAAAAACATCAGGATGCCATCCTAAAAGGGTCAGGTAAAACCACAGTTCCTTTTAAATACCTGAATGACCGCGGTGACAGCATCGTAAAATCGCATCCTTTCGAAGGCGTACTCAATAACCTTGAGCGGCGATATAAAGAAACTGAATCAGAGATGGTACGCGATGACCTAGCTAAATATCTCAATATGCAGCCTTGTCCGTCATGCCATGGCACACGCTTACGACGTGATGCCCGCCATGTGTTTATCGAAGAGAAGACGCTACCTGATATCGTGATTATGCCTATCGGCGAAGGCATGGACTACTTCGAAAATCTAAAACTTACTGGCAAACAAGGTGAAATCGCCGATAAGATCTTAAAAGAAATTAGGCTTCGTCTATCCTTCTTGGTCAATGTCGGCCTGGATTATCTATCCCTTGACCGTAAGGCTGATACCTTGTCTGGCGGTGAAGCTCAACGAATCCGGCTTGCCAGCCAAATTGGTGCAGGCCTCGTGGGTGTTATGTACATCCTTGACGAGCCCTCAATAGGCCTGCATCAACGCGACAACGAGCGACTACTTCAAACACTAGAGCATTTAAAAAGCTTAGGTAACACTGTCATTGTGGTAGAGCATGACGAAGACGCGATTAGACTCGCTGATTATGTCGTCGATATAGGACCAGGCGCAGGCGTTCATGGCGGTGAAGTCGTCGCGGCCGGCACCCCTAAAGAAGTCATGGAGAACCCAAACTCGTTAACGGGGCTCTACCTCAGCGGCAAAAAAGCAATACAGATCCCTAAAACACGTAACCCCATTGACCCAAACAAAAAGCTGGTTTTAACCGGTGCCAGTGGTAACAACTTAGACAATGTAACGCTTGAAATACCAGTGGGTGTGATGACTTGCGTGACGGGAGTCTCAGGTTCGGGTAAATCTACGCTTATTAACAATACACTCTACCCGCTAGCTGCTACCGCGCTTAATAACGCAACGACACTAGAAGCAGCACCTTATGAGAAAATAGAAGGCCTTGAGCACTTCGATAAAGTTATCGACATAGATCAAAGCCCTATCGGCCGAACACCTCGTTCAAATCCGGCCACCTATACAGGCATATTCACACCGGTAAGAGAACTGTTAGCAGGCACTCAAGAATCACGCTCACGCGGTTATAAACCAGGCCGTTTTAGCTTTAATGTTAAAGGCGGACGATGCGAAGCATGCCAAGGTGATGGCGTCATTAAAGTAGAGATGCATTTTTTGGCTGATATTTATGTGCCTTGTGATATTTGTAAAGGAAAACGCTACAACCGCGAAACCTTAGAAATCAAATACAAAGGTAAGAGTATTGATGAAATTCTTGGGCTGACTATCGAAGATGCTCGCGTCTTCTTTGATGCTATACCCGCATTAGCAAGACGCCTACAAACGCTTATCGATGTTGGTCTTTCTTACATCAAGCTTGGACAAGCAGCAACCACACTTTCTGGAGGGGAAGCTCAACGCGTTAAATTAGCGAAAGAACTTTCCAAGCGTGATACAGGCAAGACTCTATACATCCTAGATGAACCTACAACTGGTCTACATTTTTATGATATAGAACAGCTACTCGGCGTACTTAACCGTCTTAGAGACCATGGCAATACGGTAGTCATTATCGAGCACAACTTGGATGTTATAAAAACAGCTGATTGGTTAATCGACTTAGGGCCTGAAGGCGGCAGTAAAGGTGGCTATATTATCGCGCAAGGTACGCCTGAATCAGTTGCGGACTCTCCAGAGTCTCATACTGGACGCTTCTTAAAGCCTTTGCTTAAGCGATAG
- the rpsK gene encoding 30S ribosomal protein S11 has protein sequence MAKPGNRTRKKVKKQVVDGFAHIHASFNNTIITITDRQGNALSWATSGGSGFRGSRKSTPFAAQVAAERAGQAALEYGLKNLDVFVKGPGPGRESAVRALNGCGYKISNITDVTPIPHNGCRPPKKRRV, from the coding sequence ATGGCTAAGCCAGGTAATCGCACACGTAAAAAGGTTAAAAAGCAGGTAGTGGATGGCTTTGCGCATATCCACGCTTCTTTTAACAATACAATTATCACCATTACCGATCGCCAAGGTAATGCTCTTTCTTGGGCAACCTCTGGAGGCTCTGGCTTCCGTGGTTCTCGTAAGAGCACTCCGTTCGCAGCTCAGGTTGCTGCAGAACGTGCCGGTCAGGCAGCTTTGGAATATGGTTTAAAAAATCTTGACGTTTTTGTTAAGGGTCCTGGTCCAGGTCGTGAGTCAGCAGTGCGTGCACTCAACGGTTGTGGATACAAGATCAGTAACATTACAGACGTAACGCCGATTCCACATAACGGCTGTCGTCCACCCAAAAAACGTCGCGTATAA
- the ssb gene encoding single-stranded DNA-binding protein, whose product MARGINKVILVGNLGGDPEVRYMPSGNAVTNITIATSESWKDKQTGQNQERTEWHRIVFFNKLAEIAGEYLRKGSQVYVEGALRTRKWQDQSGQDRYTTEIVASELQMLGGRGGDNSGGGYNQDPGYGSQQAPQQNSRPAPSQPAPQQNRPAPAPQQQTPAPAPNFDDFDDDIPF is encoded by the coding sequence ATGGCGCGCGGTATCAATAAGGTCATTCTAGTCGGTAATCTTGGAGGCGATCCTGAAGTTCGCTACATGCCATCTGGTAATGCAGTGACCAACATTACAATTGCTACCAGTGAAAGCTGGAAAGACAAGCAAACAGGGCAAAACCAAGAACGCACGGAATGGCATCGTATTGTCTTCTTCAATAAGCTAGCAGAGATCGCAGGTGAATACTTGCGTAAAGGCTCTCAGGTATACGTTGAAGGAGCACTACGTACGCGCAAGTGGCAAGATCAAAGTGGTCAAGATCGTTACACGACTGAGATTGTAGCGAGCGAACTGCAGATGCTAGGTGGTCGCGGAGGCGATAATAGTGGTGGTGGGTATAATCAAGACCCAGGGTACGGTTCTCAGCAGGCTCCTCAGCAAAATAGCCGCCCGGCTCCAAGTCAGCCAGCTCCACAGCAAAATCGCCCTGCCCCAGCGCCTCAGCAACAGACGCCTGCGCCAGCGCCAAACTTTGATGACTTTGACGACGATATTCCATTTTAG
- a CDS encoding SirB2 family protein yields MTELYPLFKHLHMTCVGLSVLLFIARGLGMLVDAQWIRNKLMRVLPHIIDTVLLLSAIALVIILQAYPFQSGWVNAKIIGLIVYIALGVVALKKGKTKKVRATAFILGLITVGYIASVAVTHNPMPW; encoded by the coding sequence ATGACTGAACTGTACCCGCTTTTTAAACACCTGCATATGACATGTGTAGGCCTGAGTGTCTTACTTTTTATAGCCCGCGGTCTAGGCATGCTAGTTGATGCGCAGTGGATTCGTAATAAACTCATGCGTGTGCTTCCGCACATTATTGACACTGTATTACTACTCAGCGCGATAGCCTTGGTTATCATTTTACAAGCCTATCCATTCCAGTCCGGCTGGGTTAACGCAAAAATTATCGGTTTGATTGTTTATATTGCATTAGGCGTAGTCGCCTTAAAGAAAGGAAAAACAAAGAAGGTACGCGCTACGGCCTTTATATTAGGTTTAATAACCGTAGGGTATATCGCAAGTGTCGCCGTTACTCACAATCCAATGCCATGGTAA
- a CDS encoding DNA-directed RNA polymerase subunit alpha, which produces MQRSVNEFLSPRHIDVQEISNTRAKVTLEPLERGFGHTLGNALRRILLSSMPGCAVTEVEIDGVLHEYSTLEGVQEDVIEILLNLKGVAIALHNGDEATLTLTKSGSGAVTAGDIQLNQDVEVANPDHVIAHLNSGATLNMQLKVTRGRGYVPADSRISDEDETRAIGRLQLDATFSPVRRVSYVVESARVEQRTDLDKLVIDIESNGTIDPEECIRRAATILQHQLSVFVDLEDAADQAKDEPAEPEVDPILLRPVDDLELTVRSANCLKAEQIYYIGDLIQRTEVELLKTPNLGKKSLTEIKDVLASKGLSLGMRLENWPPASLKNDDKIAS; this is translated from the coding sequence ATGCAGCGTTCTGTAAACGAGTTTCTGAGCCCTCGTCATATTGACGTTCAGGAAATCAGTAACACACGTGCAAAAGTGACTTTAGAACCTCTAGAGCGTGGTTTTGGTCACACGTTGGGCAACGCTCTGCGTCGTATTCTTTTATCTTCAATGCCTGGCTGTGCCGTCACTGAAGTTGAAATTGACGGTGTATTGCACGAATACAGCACTTTAGAAGGTGTGCAGGAAGACGTTATCGAAATCCTGTTAAATCTTAAAGGTGTTGCTATCGCTCTGCACAATGGTGATGAAGCTACGTTAACTCTGACTAAGTCGGGATCTGGTGCAGTTACTGCCGGTGATATCCAGCTTAATCAAGATGTTGAAGTTGCGAATCCAGATCACGTGATTGCTCACCTGAATTCAGGTGCGACACTTAATATGCAGTTGAAGGTAACGCGTGGTCGTGGTTACGTACCGGCTGATAGTCGTATCAGTGACGAGGACGAAACTCGCGCTATTGGTCGCCTCCAGCTGGACGCAACTTTTAGCCCGGTTCGCCGTGTTTCTTATGTTGTCGAAAGTGCTCGTGTGGAACAGCGTACTGACTTAGATAAGCTTGTTATAGATATCGAGTCTAACGGTACGATTGATCCTGAAGAGTGCATCCGTCGCGCAGCAACTATCCTACAACATCAACTGTCTGTATTTGTTGATCTTGAAGATGCTGCTGACCAGGCGAAAGATGAGCCAGCAGAGCCGGAAGTAGATCCGATTCTGTTGCGCCCTGTCGATGATTTGGAATTGACGGTTCGTTCCGCCAACTGTCTGAAAGCAGAGCAGATTTACTATATTGGTGATCTGATTCAGCGTACAGAAGTTGAGCTACTGAAGACTCCAAATCTAGGCAAAAAGTCGCTGACAGAGATCAAAGACGTACTTGCATCTAAAGGTTTATCTTTAGGTATGCGTCTTGAGAACTGGCCTCCGGCTAGCCTGAAGAACGACGATAAAATCGCGTCATAA
- the secY gene encoding preprotein translocase subunit SecY: MAKQGSVPAGLQNGLGELWSRLRFVLLAIIVYRIGAHIPVPGINPDRLAALFDQNQGTILSLFNMFSGGALERMSILALGIMPYISASIIMQLMTVVSPHLEQLKKEGEAGRRKINQYTRYGTVVLATVQSFGMAVGLANQGIAFSAGFNFYFVAVVTLVAGAVFLMWLGEQVTERGIGNGISILIFAGIVAGLPSAIGQSFEAARQGDLNILALLAIAVLAVATVGFVVFMERGQRRITINYAKRQQGRQVFAAQTSHLPLKVNMAGVIPPIFASSILLFPASVGQWFGQTEGMEWLQDIALALGPGQPLYIILFAVCIVFFCYFYTAIMFNPREVADNLKKSGAFIPGIRPGEQSARYIDTVLGRLTLFGALYITAVSLMPQFLVVAWNVPFYFGGTSLLIVVVVVMDFMAQVQSHLMSHQYESLMKKSNLKGSGAGLLR; encoded by the coding sequence ATGGCTAAGCAAGGATCAGTACCAGCAGGACTGCAAAATGGTTTGGGTGAGCTTTGGTCTCGCCTCCGTTTTGTGCTACTAGCGATTATTGTTTATCGTATCGGTGCTCATATACCAGTGCCGGGTATAAACCCAGACCGTCTAGCTGCTTTGTTCGATCAAAATCAGGGGACTATTCTCAGTCTCTTCAATATGTTTTCAGGTGGTGCATTGGAGCGAATGAGTATCCTTGCACTGGGTATCATGCCTTACATCTCTGCCTCTATCATTATGCAGTTGATGACCGTGGTGAGCCCGCATTTGGAACAGTTGAAGAAAGAAGGTGAGGCTGGTCGCCGTAAGATTAATCAGTACACGCGCTACGGCACTGTTGTACTTGCTACAGTTCAATCTTTCGGGATGGCTGTGGGTCTAGCTAATCAGGGGATTGCCTTCTCTGCCGGTTTCAACTTCTACTTTGTAGCTGTTGTTACTCTGGTAGCCGGTGCGGTTTTCTTGATGTGGTTAGGTGAGCAAGTTACTGAACGTGGTATCGGTAATGGTATTTCTATCCTGATTTTCGCTGGTATTGTTGCTGGTTTGCCAAGTGCTATAGGGCAGTCATTTGAGGCTGCTCGTCAGGGAGACCTGAATATATTAGCGCTATTAGCGATTGCGGTTTTAGCAGTTGCTACTGTTGGTTTTGTTGTGTTTATGGAGCGCGGTCAGCGTCGTATTACCATAAACTACGCGAAACGACAGCAAGGGCGACAAGTGTTTGCTGCGCAAACTAGTCACCTACCGCTTAAAGTCAATATGGCTGGTGTAATACCACCTATATTTGCGTCGAGTATTTTACTGTTTCCTGCATCTGTTGGTCAGTGGTTTGGGCAAACAGAAGGAATGGAATGGTTGCAAGACATCGCCTTGGCTTTAGGGCCAGGCCAGCCTTTGTATATCATTCTGTTTGCAGTTTGTATCGTGTTCTTCTGTTACTTCTACACCGCGATTATGTTTAATCCGCGTGAAGTAGCCGATAACCTCAAGAAGTCAGGTGCTTTTATTCCGGGTATACGCCCAGGTGAGCAGTCTGCCCGTTACATCGATACTGTATTAGGTCGCTTAACTTTGTTTGGTGCCTTATACATAACAGCTGTATCGCTGATGCCACAATTTCTTGTGGTAGCTTGGAACGTACCCTTCTATTTTGGTGGTACGTCCTTGCTGATCGTTGTAGTCGTGGTTATGGACTTTATGGCTCAGGTGCAGTCACATTTGATGTCGCATCAATACGAGTCCCTGATGAAAAAATCTAATCTCAAAGGTAGCGGCGCAGGTTTACTGCGCTGA
- the rpsD gene encoding 30S ribosomal protein S4, producing MARYLGPKCKLSRREGTDLFLKSGVRALDSKCKAETVPGVHGARRGRLSDYGLQLREKQKVRRIYGVLERQFRNYYKEAARQAGSTGENLLQLLEGRLDNVVYRMGFGSTRAESRQIVSHRQITVNGQVVNIASYQVQAGDVVAVREKAKNQLRVKNALDLASQRAPIEWVAVDSSKMEGTFKSIPERSELSADINEQLIVELYSK from the coding sequence ATGGCAAGATATCTTGGACCGAAGTGCAAGCTGTCACGCCGTGAAGGTACAGACCTCTTTCTGAAGAGCGGTGTCCGTGCATTAGACAGTAAGTGTAAAGCTGAAACTGTTCCTGGTGTACATGGTGCTCGTCGTGGTCGTCTGTCTGATTACGGTTTGCAGCTCCGAGAAAAACAGAAAGTACGTCGTATTTACGGTGTATTGGAACGTCAGTTCCGCAACTACTACAAAGAAGCTGCTCGTCAAGCAGGTTCAACAGGTGAGAACTTGTTGCAATTGCTAGAAGGGCGTTTGGATAACGTGGTATATCGTATGGGATTTGGCTCTACACGTGCTGAATCTCGTCAGATCGTATCCCACCGTCAGATTACTGTTAATGGTCAAGTTGTGAATATCGCTTCTTACCAAGTTCAGGCGGGTGATGTGGTCGCAGTTCGTGAAAAAGCGAAAAACCAATTGCGTGTTAAAAACGCGTTGGATTTAGCTTCTCAGCGCGCTCCTATTGAGTGGGTTGCCGTTGACTCTAGCAAAATGGAAGGTACTTTTAAGTCTATTCCTGAGCGCAGTGAGTTGTCAGCAGACATCAATGAGCAGCTGATCGTAGAGCTGTACTCTAAGTAA
- the rpmJ gene encoding 50S ribosomal protein L36, protein MKVRASVKKICRNCKIVRRNGTVRVICKVEPRHKQRQG, encoded by the coding sequence ATGAAAGTACGTGCATCTGTAAAAAAGATTTGCCGTAATTGCAAAATCGTACGTCGTAACGGTACCGTTCGCGTGATCTGCAAAGTGGAACCTCGCCACAAGCAGCGTCAGGGTTAA
- the rfbD gene encoding dTDP-4-dehydrorhamnose reductase has translation MAGWSQSAPIKVLVTGAQGQVGSELVKLGFSDTYFEMIALDRHGMDITSVESIRHALDHYMPDYVVNTAAYNKVDAAEHDKQHCFKLNRDGIANLAEECGALSIPIVHLSTDHLFDGHYASGYSEDDEVSPLGVFGESKRQGEELLRQYQPKHIILRVSWIFSTHGYNYLLRTLEKARVSQAIEAADDRQGCPTSASDVARVIVAIIKQLDNGAEAWGTYHYCGAEITTRYRFTEAILAGAGQYEALKTEVLIPVPKKELHAEVERPASSVLKCHKLLSTFGIKQRPWRSELVSVLRDIYTNKRY, from the coding sequence ATGGCAGGGTGGAGTCAGTCGGCGCCTATAAAAGTATTAGTGACAGGAGCGCAGGGCCAAGTTGGTTCTGAGCTGGTGAAGCTTGGGTTTAGTGATACGTACTTTGAGATGATAGCGCTGGATCGCCACGGCATGGATATCACTTCGGTTGAGTCTATTCGTCATGCGCTGGATCATTATATGCCCGATTATGTGGTGAATACCGCTGCCTATAACAAGGTGGACGCAGCCGAGCATGATAAGCAGCATTGTTTTAAGCTCAACCGTGATGGAATTGCTAACCTAGCTGAGGAGTGTGGCGCGCTTTCAATCCCTATTGTGCACTTATCCACCGATCACCTATTTGATGGCCATTATGCGAGTGGTTATAGCGAAGATGATGAAGTATCACCCTTGGGTGTGTTTGGGGAAAGCAAACGCCAGGGAGAGGAGTTGCTCCGTCAATACCAGCCAAAGCATATCATATTGCGTGTGAGTTGGATTTTTAGCACCCATGGTTATAACTATTTACTGCGCACATTAGAAAAAGCACGTGTGAGCCAAGCTATTGAAGCGGCTGATGATCGTCAAGGATGCCCTACGTCGGCAAGTGATGTTGCTCGGGTCATTGTCGCTATTATTAAGCAGTTGGATAATGGAGCAGAGGCTTGGGGAACGTATCACTATTGTGGCGCTGAGATAACGACTCGTTATCGCTTTACCGAGGCTATCTTGGCGGGAGCAGGGCAGTACGAGGCGCTCAAAACAGAAGTGCTCATACCTGTACCTAAAAAAGAGCTGCATGCCGAAGTCGAGCGGCCAGCTTCCTCTGTTTTAAAATGTCATAAACTGCTTAGCACTTTTGGTATCAAGCAGCGTCCTTGGCGCAGTGAGCTGGTGAGTGTGTTGCGGGATATTTACACGAATAAGCGCTACTGA
- the rplQ gene encoding 50S ribosomal protein L17: MRHRKSGRHLNRTSSHRKAMFKSMANSLIEHELIRTTLPKAKELRRVAEPLITLAKEDSVANRRLAFDRTRSKEAVGKLFNELGPRYANRPGGYIRILKCGSRPGDNAPMAYVELVDRKPASASEE; encoded by the coding sequence ATGCGTCATCGTAAATCTGGCCGCCATTTAAATCGTACCAGCTCACACCGCAAGGCGATGTTCAAGAGCATGGCTAACTCTCTGATTGAGCATGAATTAATCAGAACTACGTTGCCAAAAGCTAAAGAACTACGTCGTGTTGCTGAGCCACTGATTACACTGGCAAAAGAAGATTCGGTTGCTAATCGCCGTCTGGCATTCGACCGTACACGTAGTAAAGAAGCAGTTGGTAAACTGTTTAACGAGCTAGGTCCGCGTTATGCGAATCGTCCTGGTGGTTACATTCGCATTCTTAAATGCGGTAGCCGTCCTGGTGATAATGCACCTATGGCTTACGTTGAATTGGTTGATCGTAAACCAGCTTCAGCTTCAGAAGAGTAA